A portion of the Blautia hansenii DSM 20583 genome contains these proteins:
- a CDS encoding S8 family serine peptidase: MLDSNGSFDNPFFLDKKIVKIDCKWNGQEYSKDTFGFTHAEYVCSFILKENPEAEIVLVPIVRKNKKSTVLDMIEGIELLIEEQVDIINMSMGDEYKYHKEIEEVCRAAIEKGILIVAAYSNQKAEATYPASFPFVMGVRCLDMEKPVQVLQYDEKKNDVIFSCGLFFLYHLGIPVLHPGNSLACAVVTGYLSNYEKQYQQAILQFTLNTLNHYYPYQTLKQKQCYFLTNRIEEPLEQRFIREVTRTERCDTFESGMEKLRNKKTAEQYPVLFIDHNNYQEICEYKERIRIYAMEHPKTEIVLRYPLFNMVERLDFQKKTNRNLNQFTV; the protein is encoded by the coding sequence GTGTTGGATTCCAATGGATCTTTTGATAATCCTTTTTTTCTGGATAAGAAAATTGTAAAAATAGACTGCAAGTGGAATGGTCAGGAATACAGTAAAGATACCTTTGGATTTACCCATGCGGAATATGTCTGTTCTTTTATTTTAAAGGAAAACCCGGAAGCGGAAATTGTTCTGGTACCCATTGTGAGGAAGAACAAAAAGAGTACGGTTCTGGATATGATAGAAGGTATTGAATTACTGATAGAGGAACAGGTAGATATAATTAATATGAGTATGGGAGATGAGTACAAGTATCACAAAGAAATCGAGGAAGTGTGTAGGGCAGCTATAGAAAAGGGGATTTTGATTGTGGCTGCATATTCCAATCAGAAAGCAGAAGCAACCTATCCAGCTTCATTCCCCTTTGTAATGGGAGTAAGATGCCTGGATATGGAAAAACCGGTACAAGTGCTTCAATATGATGAAAAGAAAAATGATGTAATTTTTTCTTGTGGGCTTTTCTTTTTATATCACTTAGGAATACCGGTTCTACATCCAGGAAATAGCCTTGCCTGTGCTGTGGTAACAGGCTATTTGAGTAACTATGAGAAACAGTATCAACAGGCAATTTTACAGTTTACTCTCAACACTTTGAATCACTATTATCCATATCAAACATTGAAGCAGAAACAATGTTATTTTCTAACGAACCGTATAGAAGAACCTTTAGAGCAGCGTTTCATACGGGAAGTTACGAGAACAGAGAGATGTGATACTTTTGAAAGTGGAATGGAAAAATTGAGAAATAAAAAAACAGCAGAGCAGTATCCGGTGCTATTTATTGATCACAACAATTATCAGGAAATATGTGAGTATAAAGAGAGAATCAGGATATATGCCATGGAACATCCGAAGACAGAAATTGTTTTGCGATATCCCTTATTTAATATGGTGGAAAGATTGGATTTCCAGAAGAAAACAAATAGAAATTTGAACCAATT